One genomic region from Amycolatopsis sp. FBCC-B4732 encodes:
- a CDS encoding Glu/Leu/Phe/Val dehydrogenase dimerization domain-containing protein yields the protein MTALLEVAWTDPVTGCRGYLVIDRLVRGVASGGLRMRRGCSLFEVRGLARGMTLKEGLNYDPAGRYVPLGGAKGGIDFDPYDERARDVVARYLHAMRPLIERYWTMGEDLGLRQDVIDGVIAEIGLLSPVQAVYPLLEDREAATARLADAFRIEVGGLGLDELVGGLGVAQATLTGLELLGHTGPRRAVVQGFGSMGGATARFLAEAGLPVVGVSDVRGVVANPAGLDVEHLLRHRDRFGGIDRDHLKPGDELLPPEAWLDVPAEVLVPAAISYCVDSDNQARIGAKLVVEAANMPVTADAEARLDARGIPVVPDFVANSATNSWWWWTLFGDVGADAGEAFDKVRGRMRELVTAVFELATLDGLSLRAAALRLSERNLEAIQARYGAGTNPPAK from the coding sequence CGGCTGCAGCCTCTTCGAAGTCCGCGGCCTCGCCCGCGGCATGACGCTCAAAGAGGGCCTCAACTACGACCCCGCCGGCCGGTACGTCCCCCTCGGCGGCGCCAAGGGCGGCATCGACTTCGACCCGTACGACGAGCGCGCCCGCGACGTCGTCGCCCGCTACCTGCACGCCATGCGGCCGCTGATCGAACGCTACTGGACCATGGGCGAAGACCTGGGCCTGCGCCAGGACGTCATCGACGGCGTCATCGCCGAGATCGGGCTGCTCAGCCCCGTCCAGGCCGTCTACCCGCTGCTCGAAGACCGCGAAGCGGCGACGGCCCGGCTCGCCGACGCCTTCCGGATCGAAGTCGGCGGGCTGGGGCTCGACGAGCTGGTCGGCGGCCTCGGCGTCGCGCAAGCCACGCTGACCGGGCTCGAACTGCTCGGCCACACCGGGCCGCGCCGGGCCGTCGTGCAGGGGTTCGGGTCGATGGGCGGGGCCACCGCCCGGTTCCTCGCCGAGGCCGGGCTGCCGGTCGTCGGGGTCTCGGACGTCCGCGGGGTCGTCGCCAACCCCGCCGGGCTCGACGTCGAACACCTGCTGCGGCACCGCGACCGCTTCGGCGGGATCGACCGCGACCACCTCAAGCCCGGCGACGAGCTCCTGCCGCCGGAAGCGTGGCTGGACGTACCCGCCGAAGTGCTGGTGCCGGCCGCGATCTCCTACTGCGTCGACAGCGACAACCAGGCCCGGATCGGCGCGAAACTCGTCGTCGAGGCCGCGAACATGCCCGTCACCGCGGACGCCGAAGCCCGCCTCGACGCCCGCGGCATCCCGGTGGTCCCGGACTTCGTGGCCAACTCGGCGACCAACTCCTGGTGGTGGTGGACGCTCTTCGGCGACGTCGGCGCGGACGCCGGTGAGGCGTTCGACAAGGTCCGCGGCCGCATGCGCGAGCTGGTCACCGCCGTGTTCGAGCTCGCCACCCTCGACGGCCTGAGCCTGCGCGCCGCGGCCTTGCGGCTGTCCGAACGGAACCTCGAGGCCATCCAGGCCCGGTACGGCGCGGGAACGAATCCACCCGCAAAGTAG
- a CDS encoding LLM class flavin-dependent oxidoreductase — MKLGIYSFGDRTPDPHTGDQPSVARTLANTLERIKLADELGLGFYGLGEHHLDQYAISNPGTVLAAAASVTNQITLSSAVTVLSTEDPVRVYQQFTTLDQLSHGRAELLAGRGSFTESFPLFGNDLGDYDDLFEEKLALLLRIDREDPLTWSGKFRPPLDNARILPRPYHRRLRISIGTGGNPESSIRAGLLGLPVVYAVIGGRPERFAPLVDLYRQAGEAGEHEREDLHVTMGAIGFLAPNSQDAKETFYPYWLETMKYGARARGWAVPTRAEYDQYTHEAQALFVGSPQEIAERLIEVGKLTGADRYAMQMDWSGVPHAEVMKAIELLGTEVLPLVEKEF; from the coding sequence ATGAAACTCGGCATCTACAGCTTCGGCGACCGCACGCCGGACCCGCACACCGGCGACCAGCCGTCCGTCGCGCGGACGCTGGCCAACACCCTCGAGCGGATCAAGCTCGCCGACGAGCTGGGCCTCGGCTTCTACGGCCTCGGCGAACACCACCTCGACCAGTACGCGATCTCGAACCCCGGCACCGTCCTGGCCGCCGCGGCGAGCGTCACGAACCAGATCACGCTGAGCTCCGCCGTGACCGTCCTCAGCACCGAGGACCCGGTCCGCGTCTACCAGCAGTTCACCACGCTCGACCAGCTCAGCCACGGCCGCGCCGAGCTGCTCGCCGGGCGCGGGTCGTTCACCGAGTCGTTCCCGCTGTTCGGCAACGATCTCGGCGACTACGACGACCTGTTCGAAGAGAAGCTCGCGCTGCTGCTCCGCATCGACCGCGAAGACCCGCTGACCTGGTCGGGCAAGTTCCGCCCGCCGCTGGACAACGCGCGAATCCTGCCGCGCCCGTACCACAGGAGGCTGCGCATCTCCATCGGCACCGGCGGCAACCCCGAGTCGTCGATCCGCGCCGGGCTGCTCGGCCTGCCCGTCGTGTACGCGGTGATCGGCGGCCGTCCCGAGCGCTTCGCCCCGCTCGTCGACCTCTACCGCCAGGCCGGTGAGGCCGGCGAGCACGAGCGCGAAGACCTGCACGTCACCATGGGCGCGATCGGTTTCCTCGCACCGAACTCGCAGGACGCCAAGGAAACGTTCTACCCGTACTGGCTCGAGACCATGAAGTACGGCGCTCGCGCCCGCGGCTGGGCCGTCCCGACCCGCGCCGAGTACGACCAGTACACCCACGAAGCCCAGGCGTTGTTCGTCGGCAGCCCGCAGGAGATCGCCGAGCGGCTGATCGAGGTCGGCAAGCTGACCGGCGCCGACCGCTACGCGATGCAGATGGACTGGTCCGGCGTCCCGCACGCCGAAGTCATGAAGGCCATCGAACTGCTGGGTACCGAGGTGCTTCCCTTGGTGGAAAAGGAGTTCTAG